TTAGGGGAATGAGAGTGAGAATTATTACTATGTGTACTATGCAATGTAGGGAAAGTTGGTTTAAAAGACAATTCAATAAAGATTGTGCCGGCAAACTCGCCTCgttttcttttcaaatcataCCAAGTACAATATCCTTCCTTGGGGTCTGCTCTAATCCCATTCAATAGATCAATTTCACATCTCCCAATTAGTTCTGGcgctttcttttttctatCACAATAAACATCAACACACATTACTGGCTTCACATCGGGagtaatttcaaatttttcgAGATAATTAAAGACAGGAGTTTGACCAGCTCTTGGTAAGGTATCACTTTCTCTGGTCATATGGGCTATTCTTAAACGTAACATAACATTCTGTTTATCTAATTTAGTCAAATTTGGTAAATCTTTTGCTTTACTTATGTAAACGTACAATATTCCTTTATTCCCTGACcaaatttcttcttcatcgtCTGTACtaaccattttttttttaattatttttcttaatgtAAATTCACTATGATATTGTTCAAGcaaaagtatatatatttactcttctttaaaaaagCATTCagcattgaaaaaaaaaataatggaaaCTATTTATTAGACCAAATCAAATCTCTATATGTCTtaaaatgtaaatataattatttgaatctgCCATAGATCTTTATTATGTAAAATCGCTCGGtatgttttattttctttattttttcgCGAACCAGGGACACGCCAGAAAAACATTTCTCAGGAACTATTTCCGAAGAGACGTCAGTAATGCAAGAATAGGCATAATAATGGAAGGAGTTTATGTCCCTACTGGACCATAATTCTGGCATTGTGTTGGAATTAGTACGCTTCATGAATTGAAGTTAGTAGagatttaataatacataGTCAATCAGAGACGTAGATCTACATagagaaaataaaagtataatcttgtataatataaatacatGGAAATATAAGCGTATGCAGGAAATGCATGAATGGAAAGCTATTCCaaatgagaaaaaaaaataaagaaacgGACAAGAAAAATAGTTTAGATATAGTAAAACTTCATACATGGAGTAGAATAGGGTCTTAGAAAATCAGTATGATAATTGAGAGCTAGACTCAGAGGAGATCAATACTTGAATAGTTCTTCCGTCTACTAATGCCCCATCGAACATGGATCTAACGTGTTCCAATTCTTCCATGGTGGCATTCAATAACCGTACACTAGCAGTTGCAGAGCCAGAAGGTAAATCACGTACTCTCACTCTAccaatttttgaattagataACTTTTGTAGGATTCgtttcaaattttcttgTTTGACTCCCAATGCCAAATTGTATAAcactaatattttatctgAAGCGTCTGCATTAGTTGATATAACCAGTTGATTGTACCCATTGGTGAAAGGAGGTTGTGCGCCATTTTGAGGGCgtatattgttattttgaTTGTTGTTATTCTTAGTTCTGCTTTGGTTTTGATTGTTATTTCTGTTGATTCTTATACGATTGTTTGGTTTggtactattattattgttattgattttattatttctagaTGAATTTTTCTGGAGAGCCATTTTCCTTCCAGACAcgttattgttatttctGGAAGTGGATATAGCATTGTTACTCTTACGAGCTACTGTCTTAGCAGCTTCTCTTAATAAAACTCCGACATCGTTAGAGCTAACTAGTTTCCCATTCACCACTTTATACCCTTCTTTCTCATTGGTCTTACGATTCTTCTTGGTGTTTGTGCCATTAGGAGATGAACCATCCAGTGGTTGAATTCTACCTAACAAAGGGTTCACAGACTTTCTTTGTTTCCTATTCTGACTATTGGATTTTTGGATTCTTGTACGAGCCATCTCTTATCGTATCTCTGTGAATGATTGGTTCTGATAGGCAATTGCTAAAATATATCGATTCCTTGGCaatttgatgatttatCAACTAGAGATACTTTTGCCAAATCAACTTTTTAACCCTTTAGCCACTTTGACCATTGAAGATGTCTTATTCATCTTCACAAGCTTCTCTCTATACTATTCGTGTCATGCAAAGTCAAAGTTGTTTGTTACAATTCATTCCTCAATATCGATCGGTCTATTGGTTAGCTTTCTCATCCGAAAAGTTACCCGGCTCTATTTGAAATGTTTggaatttttgaaatttacaAGCCAAAGAGGCAAACCAAACGCTGAATCAATGCCTGCCCCTAAGTGGTAAGGGAGAGAGGTTAGATCTCGATGGACTGTTGAGAACAAGAGTAAttcatattaaaaattctctATTTTGTTGATATTTATGATAAGACCCTTCCTATCGAGACAAAGAGTTGGATCTTTGAGAACTGTCCAAATCAAGAGACATACCCGCCACACTTGAGATACAACTACTACTACCAAATAAAATGTCTGATCAAAGCAAGATTAGTATGCAAAGTTATAACTTGGTCAAGTTATTGAAAAGATTGGAAGATGCCACTGCCAGATTGGAAGATGTCACCATCTACCAAGAAGGTTACATCCAAGCCAAGATCACAAAGGCTAATGGCGGTAACAGTGTTTCCAATGCTTCTCCATCTACTACTTCTACAAAGAGTAGTAAGCAAGTAAACTTAGCACCTTCTGCTTCAAGTGATTCAGTTACAACTTCATCTGCATATCATACCCCAGCCGCTACTGTTATTCAAGAAACTGCAGATGCAGCAGCTTCTGATTCTATTTCAGATTTTGAATCTTTTATTAAGGAATCAATGAATCCATTGGTTGAATTAGCTAAGAAGATTGATCCTGTGGTTGAGGAAGCAACAGATTTCTTCAAGAAAGCTTTTGTTTCTCAATTAAAAGTTATCAAATTATCTGAGTCTTGTAAAAAACCagattttaattctaaagaatttatGGATGTTTTCACtccaattaataatgatatcattaaattaGTGGAAATGAAAGATAAATATCATAAGAGCAAATATTTATCTCATTTGAACTCTTTAATTGAAGGTGCTCCTTTATTCTCATGGGTTACTGTCGATAAACCagtttcttttattaatgattttaaagatGCTTCTCAATTCTGGACTGATAGAGTTTTGAAAGATTTTAGAAAAACTGATGAAAATTCAGTCCAATGGGTGACTAAACTATTATCCATGTTTGATGATTTGAAAGCTtatgttaaaaaatatcattttaatGGTATTTCTTGGAACCCTAAGGGTATGACCTTATCAGAAGCCACCGCTAATGACTCCTCTAGCGTTGACACTAATACAAGTGCAAGTAACAACTCAATTAACAGTTCTTCTACTGCACAATCAGCTACAAGCGGTGGTCCACCCCCACCTCCACCTGCTCCACCTGCTTCtgtttttgaaattaataatgattcttCCACTGCAAGTAAGCCAACTCCATCTTCTGGCGGTATGAGTGATGTCTTTTCTCAATTAAATGCGGGTGAACACATTACTAAAGGCTTGAAGAAAGTTGATAAGTCTCAACAAACTCATAAAAATCCTTCTTTACGTGCTTCTTCAACTGTACCAGCATCCTCCTCAGTCACAAAGGGTCCGCCACCAAAGCCAAGAAAGCCAAATACTTTAAAGACTAAAAAACCACCAAGAAAGGAATTACTTGGTAGTAAATggtttattgaaaattatgaaGATCAAATTGAACCAATCGTCATTGAAGGTAATAAAGATGAATCTATCTTTATCGGTAATTGTACAAATACAATAGTTCAAGTTAAAGGTAAAGTTAACGCTATTTCGATGAGTCAATCTAATGGTTCTTCTGTCGTCATCGATTCTTCCATTTCAGGGttggaaattattaaatgtaaTAAGTTCGGTGTTCAAATCGATAGTTATATTCCACAAATTACAATCGATAAATCTGAAGGTGGTACTATCTATTTGTCTACTGATTCACTTAACGCAGAAATTTATACTTCTTGTTCAACAGCATTAAACGTTAATTTACCAATTGGTGAAGATGGTGATTTTGTAGAATTTCCAATACCTGAACAATTGAAACATACTTTCAATGATGCTTCCAAGAAAATAACAAGTTCTGTTTTTGAACATGTTGGTTAATTATATTAGAATTGGCATTCGATATAACAAATTTCCTCATATGAGTTACTCTGTTTTTCCTTCATTTTTGCCACATGATTAACATGTacaagttttttttattatctgaattatatttatatatataattaaaatatagtactttattttattttatttttatttacacGATggttttattatattatctaagaatatatagtgtcatatatataatgtaTGCATATATCCTAACTAATATTAAGTATTATCTTTTTAAGGGTTTAGAGTACATGGAAAAAGATAGATATCATTGGATTGCAACCTTATATTGGTTTACCTACCTTTTCTAACATAATACATATAAGCTCTTTCATGTACAGCTAAATTAAATGGTGAAATGACTTCAGAATGGCCAGGACGAGCTTTTGGatcattcaaataaattgcACTACAggttttaaaagaaatttcaatatgaTGTGGTAAGATGGCAAAAGGTGACAAAAATGGCCTTGGCTTCCATGGTGTGAAATatgatttgtttttttcctCTCTACCAAAAATAGCTTTTTGTTGCCAAggtaaatttattaaattctttaatttattctCATCAGATGAATTAGTTTCAATTAGTTCttttacatttttaataggatcatgatattttaattttttagaCCAACTTGGATTATAAGGAATTGAAGCATTTGTGGAATTATCCGTACCTGACTTTAATTTATCCacagaatatttatttaataagaaagaatttaaagGTTTGGTCATTGTTGACAAATGGAATTTAATTTGACGAAgtgtttttatttgttcTGCTTTAATTGTTTCCTTAATTGGGTCACGCAAagctaataattcttcaataaatttggCACGTTCCTCATCTGTTTTTGATACAAACTGTTTATATAGATCATTATCACTGGTTTTAAACTCTTTCATTATAGCTAAGGAAGTTTTCTTTAACTCTACATTATCATCATACAGATCTGAGAAATCATCTTcagtaattttttcaatttctttatccTTGTTAATTATATGTTCAATAACATTTGTTAATATCTTAGAAGGTGTGCAATCAGTCAATTCTTTCTTCAATCTTGCCTCCATGGacttttcataatttttaacaaactctaaatatttttgtttcttgGGATCTgaatttggtaaatttaataatttcttcattttgaCATCCCAAActttttttggattttcTCTTGCATTTTTCACATATTTATTCCATAATACAATTTGGATTTTGTCTACTTTCAATGCTTCTTCTAAATTTGGTTTTTTGGCACCTAACGCCATTAATACTTTCTCTGGAGTGACATGAAATAGGTCACCAGGTTTTAATACATAACCCGGATGCTTAATTTTGATACCATTTACAGTAACATTGCCATGTAAAATAAACTGTCTTGCTTGTCTAACAGAAGAAGCAAACATAGCTCTAAATAATGCAAAGTCTAATCTCTTTTCTAATACACCGTACgtttgtaataaataagGTGTATCTGGTACTTTACCACCACGTAAAGATGCATCTAATTGAGCAACAGATTCCAGGGCTGGAGTAAAGGTAGCTTTCCATCTACCTTCAGTTAGGTGTTCACCATGGTATGCTCTTGTTTCttgttttgaaataaatttttgttgATAAAGAGATTTCGATTTGAAATCTATTCTATTCTTCTTGTAAAGgttgaataaattatatttattaaatgaagtACGTACACGACCCCTAGTCAATGATTTTAACAGTATAGCTTTCTTAGGCATTATGTACTATGTCACTAACTGATACTACTGAAGATACCGAGAAAAACCAATAACTGCAGAATTGTAATAAATCAGTAACGGTATTCTTATTAAGTAATATTTCTTGATTTTGATgactttttattattagaatttagaaattaatttagtactttttttttcgtaaTTATTCGGAAACTTAAATTAAGcgaatagaaaataataaaggaTAGTGTATTGATATCACCTATCTGGTATAGCTTAAAAGaagtatattattttttattttatattcttgGCTGAATTACTGTGATagttaaaatttatattactATACAGCTAATATTCAGATAAATATACCAAATATGGAGCCATCAGAATGGTTAATTGTAGATGAAATCAGACTTTTCCGATGGATATCAGAATTTAAGCCAGCGGGAATCAATAAACACTTCCATATGTGTTGTATAGTTGAAAGAATGAATCATCCTGACAAATATCCAGTTACTCTACTTCAAAAGGAAATTATTCGTGCAGGTAGAGTTTTTACAGCAAATGATATATGGAAGAAAATATCATCACACtatgatttaaaagatatggATAggattgaaaataattatgcAGTATCATTACAGAGCAAAGCCAAAAAGTCGAAATctgatgatattgataatgaGTTTAGCATTGGAAATAAATTGGTAAAAGAACGTGATTTTGAACTTCCTTGGTATGAATATGgtgaaataaaattagcAAATGCAAAACGTTCCAAAATAgaattagatgataataataatgaaattgttAGACAAAAAACTCCCAAAGTTGAAACCCCTGTTGAAAAGGagaataaagataatattacTAGTGAGAAACCTCcaagtaaaaaaaacaacttAGAAAATGAAGTAAGTATATCTGAAAGCAGACCAGTATCAGATACTAAATCGAGCAAGCTTGACACTCACGGAAATATACCAAGCACTAATGAAAGCACAACAGATACTAAGGAAAAGACATTAGAAACTAAGGAAAGCACATCTGATGCTAAAGAAATCACATCAGAGATCAATGAAACTAAATCAGTCACTAAGGAAAATATAACAAACACTAAAAAGAGTTCACCAGATACAAATgagaaaatttcaaaatctgAAGATGAGCATATATCTATTAAAGGTAAAGACACAGTAAATGTAGCTGCATCGAGTAAAGATACATCATGTGTGGCTTCCTCAAGTAAAGACACTTATAAGGATGATAAGAATACAGCCAGTGAAGATgcagaaaataattcacCGGTAAATGGAGCTAATTTAAAAACAGCAGATAGCAAGATCACAGAAAAAGGCAATGATTCTAATAGTAATACTGTTGAAGAAATTAGTGtgaaagaaattgaaaaagaagtGGGAGCATCTTCTGACAAAGAAGAAGTTGAAACGACTAGAAGGACTATAAAACGCAAATTGAGAAGCAACGAAGTTACTGAAAAATCTGACACTAAGAAGacaaaaactaaaaatgaGAATGACACAACAATTAAGGATAAAGACACTGGTGTATTGGAGAATGAAGTTTCTACAAATACTGAACCTATTGAAACTAATATagataataagaataaggatgctaatgaagaaaagaatGAAAACGATAAAGATAACGAagatagtaataaaaaGGATAGGAAATAAACTAGAAAAGTTGGAAAGAAAAAACTAAGAAAGAGAAGCCAATTACTGAGGAatactaaaataaaaagggAATGATGCGAGTGATGCAGCTAAAAAAGAGGAAGCAATTACTGTTGAAGGTaaagataatttagaaGAATCTGCAAATACAAAAAGACACAGAAAATGATACTGAGAAAGATGCAGAGTCACCTAACGTGGAAGCAGCTGAAAGTAAACCAAGGAGAGGGCCAGGCAGGCGAAGAGGGAGGAAAAGAAAGGTTGGTTTTAGAGGCCGTACAagtaataatgaaaatgttaAAGAAAACAGTAAATCAACTGATAATGCACCAGATAATACAGATATGGTTTCGAATGATACAGATAATATTGAGAAAGAAGATGAGACTAACACGGATGTTGACAGTACAAGAGAAAGTGTTGAATCTAATAAGGAAGATACTAAGGATTTGGCAAAGCATTCAGATTCCAATACTCCTAATACGGAAGTcgaaaatgataatgaagaagaagatgaggGAGAATCTGACAAAAAAACGAAGATGGCATTGATGAAGACGATGATGACGGAGACGATGGAGAATCTAGTCATGAAGACGATCAAGAATCACACAATGAGGATCCTAGTGAAGTTGATGTTGAAAGTGATACTAATACTAATTCTCCTC
The window above is part of the Henningerozyma blattae CBS 6284 chromosome 2, complete genome genome. Proteins encoded here:
- the TBLA0B01120 gene encoding uncharacterized protein (similar to Saccharomyces cerevisiae YHR127W; ancestral locus Anc_2.127); translation: MARTRIQKSNSQNRKQRKSVNPLLGRIQPLDGSSPNGTNTKKNRKTNEKEGYKVVNGKLVSSNDVGVLLREAAKTVARKSNNAISTSRNNNNVSGRKMALQKNSSRNNKINNNNNSTKPNNRIRINRNNNQNQSRTKNNNNQNNNIRPQNGAQPPFTNGYNQLVISTNADASDKILVLYNLALGVKQENLKRILQKLSNSKIGRVRVRDLPSGSATASVRLLNATMEELEHVRSMFDGALVDGRTIQVLISSESSSQLSY
- the SRV2 gene encoding adenylate cyclase-binding protein (similar to Saccharomyces cerevisiae SRV2 (YNL138W); ancestral locus Anc_2.128) gives rise to the protein MSDQSKISMQSYNLVKLLKRLEDATARLEDVTIYQEGYIQAKITKANGGNSVSNASPSTTSTKSSKQVNLAPSASSDSVTTSSAYHTPAATVIQETADAAASDSISDFESFIKESMNPLVELAKKIDPVVEEATDFFKKAFVSQLKVIKLSESCKKPDFNSKEFMDVFTPINNDIIKLVEMKDKYHKSKYLSHLNSLIEGAPLFSWVTVDKPVSFINDFKDASQFWTDRVLKDFRKTDENSVQWVTKLLSMFDDLKAYVKKYHFNGISWNPKGMTLSEATANDSSSVDTNTSASNNSINSSSTAQSATSGGPPPPPPAPPASVFEINNDSSTASKPTPSSGGMSDVFSQLNAGEHITKGLKKVDKSQQTHKNPSLRASSTVPASSSVTKGPPPKPRKPNTLKTKKPPRKELLGSKWFIENYEDQIEPIVIEGNKDESIFIGNCTNTIVQVKGKVNAISMSQSNGSSVVIDSSISGLEIIKCNKFGVQIDSYIPQITIDKSEGGTIYLSTDSLNAEIYTSCSTALNVNLPIGEDGDFVEFPIPEQLKHTFNDASKKITSSVFEHVG
- the NAM9 gene encoding mitochondrial 37S ribosomal protein uS4m (similar to Saccharomyces cerevisiae NAM9 (YNL137C); ancestral locus Anc_2.129), with translation MPKKAILLKSLTRGRVRTSFNKYNLFNLYKKNRIDFKSKSLYQQKFISKQETRAYHGEHLTEGRWKATFTPALESVAQLDASLRGGKVPDTPYLLQTYGVLEKRLDFALFRAMFASSVRQARQFILHGNVTVNGIKIKHPGYVLKPGDLFHVTPEKVLMALGAKKPNLEEALKVDKIQIVLWNKYVKNARENPKKVWDVKMKKLLNLPNSDPKKQKYLEFVKNYEKSMEARLKKELTDCTPSKILTNVIEHIINKDKEIEKITEDDFSDLYDDNVELKKTSLAIMKEFKTSDNDLYKQFVSKTDEERAKFIEELLALRDPIKETIKAEQIKTLRQIKFHLSTMTKPLNSFLLNKYSVDKLKSGTDNSTNASIPYNPSWSKKLKYHDPIKNVKELIETNSSDENKLKNLINLPWQQKAIFGREEKNKSYFTPWKPRPFLSPFAILPHHIEISFKTCSAIYLNDPKARPGHSEVISPFNLAVHERAYMYYVRKGR
- the TBLA0B01160 gene encoding uncharacterized protein, which produces MVSNDTDNIEKEDETNTDVDSTRESVESNKEDTKDLAKHSDSNTPNTEVENDNEEEDEGESDKKTKMALMKTMMTETMENLVMKTIKNHTMRILVKLMLKVILILILLQRLRQGVVEKESTSLSHHLEGRDTVLLAHLHQNLNKLVQRKEERKLKRHPMGQQEYRVD
- the EAF7 gene encoding Eaf7p (similar to Saccharomyces cerevisiae EAF7 (YNL136W); ancestral locus Anc_2.130), with the translated sequence MEPSEWLIVDEIRLFRWISEFKPAGINKHFHMCCIVERMNHPDKYPVTLLQKEIIRAGRVFTANDIWKKISSHYDLKDMDRIENNYAVSLQSKAKKSKSDDIDNEFSIGNKLVKERDFELPWYEYGEIKLANAKRSKIELDDNNNEIVRQKTPKVETPVEKENKDNITSEKPPSKKNNLENEVSISESRPVSDTKSSKLDTHGNIPSTNESTTDTKEKTLETKESTSDAKEITSEINETKSVTKENITNTKKSSPDTNEKISKSEDEHISIKGKDTVNVAASSKDTSCVASSSKDTYKDDKNTASEDAENNSPVNGANLKTADSKITEKGNDSNSNTVEEISVKEIEKEVGASSDKEEVETTRRTIKRKLRSNEVTEKSDTKKTKTKNENDTTIKDKDTGVLENEVSTNTEPIETNIDNKNKDANEEKNENDKDNEDSNKKDRK